In Magnolia sinica isolate HGM2019 chromosome 16, MsV1, whole genome shotgun sequence, the genomic window gatctagctatcaagtggaccacactgtaaaaggcagtgtaggattggacgtctaccattgaaacccttttaggggtcacggaGGTTTTgaatcatcatgaaatttgtttttcctcttcatcgaggtctttgtgaccttatgaatagattggatggaaaataaatgtcatggtgggccctacaaaagtttcaacggtgaaaatcaattttctgttgctctttatggtgtggtccagttgatctttggatatgatttttttatttttggataatactccaaaatcaaattggatggggttggatttttcacaaacagcGTGgcagccccacctaagtttcaagcgGAGAAACTTCCTTCCAAAGGAAATCCGTGTCTGGACACAGTTAGCGTCACTCtgcttggaagcggattggctggtgtgccatTGTATAGCGGATGCATTGACATTAGCAAGTTTTGAGTCACATCATAAGGCACGTGTTGTATCCAAATAATACATCTATTTTGTGAGCCAGTATTAAgttttgagctgaaaaataaggaatatttaaagatcaagtggacgacactgcaaaaaatagtgggggattgaacgtctaccattgaaacccttttggagttacagaagttttggatcaacatgaaatttgtttttcctcttcatccacttatttgtgtctttatgaatagattggatagaaaataaacattataacggtgaaaatcattatccagttgctatttttggtgtggttcatttgaggtttggatatgttttttttttgttttttttgttttttaaggtaatgccttaaaatgatcctgaaaaatgaatgaacggtgtggatataataaatatgccATTGTGGGGCCAGATCACCttaagctcgaggagcgtccgcgCTCTTCTTCGCACGGCACGTATCTAtacagacgcggatttcctggctttcgcaggaagttcctgtgtgcAAGGatgctatatggggcccaccaccatatttttgggaaatgtactccattcatccatttggtgagatcattttaggaaaagcgacaaaaaacgaggtggatccaaaactaaagtgggccacacgagagggaaaatcgGGGAAAGAAATACATGCCGATGGGAAAGTGGGGCCACATGTTTTGATGCAgtgtaatatttttgttttcaattcatcccgaTGGGAATAGCGTTATTAACGGtacggatggcatctaaacatcactctTGAGCCCGGAAAGTTTCAACGGGTGGAAATTTTCCTGACacgttttcctttagtacggctcacttaAGCTTTGCATACGGTTCATTTTTTACAACATGTCCTGAAACGAACTCACAAAAAGGATGGagggggaggatttctcacaaacatcacagtaggccccacctacgttcccagcgcaggaacttcccgcaAAAGGGTTTCGCAGGAAATCAGCGTCCGCTCTATGgctgctgtgtggtacaccagcctatCCGCTTCCCCTCTACACAAGGCAACGAATGGATAAAAACCCCTCttcaagaaaaatcaaagaaTCCAATAACCCTAGCTGCAGCACCACCCGACCGGAAATATTGATGTCGAGGCTGAAATCTCTCCGCCCCTTGAGATCCCTGCCCCGCCTTCTCACCTCAAAATCCCACAACCAACCGTCCTTTCACCGGTCCTTCTCCTTGTCCCacctgtcatcatcatcatcatcatctccactcCCTTCAGCATCCGCCGTCCGATTCATCAGTACGTGCCGCCCCCGAGAGGAACCCAACATCCACTACAATATACCTCCCTTCCTCGACGAGATACCTCCACCCGCCAAATGGGGCATCGTGATGGTCCCTGAAAATCAGGCCTACGTTGTCGAACGGATGGGAGGGTGGTCCCTGAAGACCCTCTATTCCGGCATCCACTTCCTGATACCAGTGGTAGATAGGATCACCCACGTCCATTCCTTGAAGGAAGAGGTGTTCCTACTTTCAGATACGATTGAAATTACGAAGGACGATGCCCACATTTTAATTGACAGTGTTACTCATGTCAAGGTAAAATTTATCTCGTAATTCCATCGGTTGTGCATGTCTCGATTACTTTCTTGATTGTGGCCAGATTTGCAGATAGTCGATCCGCTTCTAGCATCATATCAGTTATTGAATCCGATCCTTGTAGTTGCGAGTATGTCATCTGTGATAATGCTCGAAAATGTCAGGAAAATGAATCTCAACGAGATTTTCGAAGAGATGGATACTCTGAATGAGAATATCATGGTATGTTTTCTTATTGCAGTTCGACAATTGGATGTGCTTTTTTTTAATCTGTAATCTGGTTTGCATGAGATGTCTatttgtggttcacttgattgaatcttagggcctgtttggattatgggaaaggaaaaggaaagaaaataacagAAATTTGTTAAGATTATCCAGTAAGGGATTCCCGTGGTTTGCATGAGCACTATTGAAACATGAATTCAGTTTTTGGGGTCTTGTTTGAATAACAACCGGCATTCTCATATGCCTCTCGCAATggccattttttaattttttaatttttttaatatcctGTACATGATAATTTGACTATGATGTTTGGGTAACGATTGCTTTGTGGAATCAACTATTACTTCGCTATCCGAACATAGTGAAATGCCCTTAATCGGAAAAGTGCCAAGTTTTCCTtacccatccaaacaggccccaatgcagtgtgtttggatgcactattgaattgaatatCTAATTATTATTCAACTAGAAAGGGAATGACGAAATTGTACTTCCTTGGCATTCATAGCAGAGATCTGGAGGCCTGCTTCATCATCATTACTAATACAAAAAATTGCCAACTATTATCAATTCCTCTACATTAAATtaaatgtttgcaattcaattcctCTATATTAAATTGAATGTTCGTAAATTCAATTCAATCATGCATCCAAAGGCAGTGTAAATGTAAGAAAAGAACCAATGTTTTGAGCATATAGGCAAAATATGAGTTTTCATTTACATTTTTTGTTTCGATTATTTTTGTCCAAGAATCTCATTCGTGTGTTTCTTAGACCAAATTTTGATAAGTTGGGCAAGAGCATGTTTCTCCTCAATAAATGTGAGGACTACTAGGGGAGATGCAAGAGAGTTCCGAATTACTGTAGGGTTGCACAAAGGGTTAGCATTGAGCCTGTACATTTTCTCGTTGGTTATGGATAGGAGGTAACGAGACAATTGCAAGAAGAGATCTCATGGCGTGTGTTGTCTGCAGATGACACAATTTTGATCAGGGTTCCCGTATCTGTTACGATACGGCCATATCGGCAGATACGTATCGGTAACGGCAGtggccgttacgcgatacggggctgTAACGGGGCACCCCCCGATTCTGTagctgtaacggctgttatgccCCATAACGGTCAGGGTGTAACGGTCAAAAAatggcctcttttttttttatttttttattttttaaggtctgttttttcactttttttttttacttctttcttccaaactcttcctaaatcattctattgctattttcgaccactcttagcttgatattactgataaaaacaacttatattaaagATTTTCTTAATTCGAAGctccgtgggccatttttcagaaattcctcaaaaataagtatttatattttttattcaatgttttgctgtttgaatgatagaatatgatgtgttaatcataatagaaattAATGACCATTTTATAGATTGTTGTTGtcaatttatatttttttataaattttttctatttacgcgctattttcagcctttttttttaaaatttgaaaaattatttttatctaatattttgctgttttaatggtagaatatgatgtgttaattatagtagaacatgttaatgtccattttacagattattgttgtcattttatattttttataatttttttttctatttacgcactattttcggcccttttttttttaaaattcaaatatattacacatgtaagatattttcatattacattcattctaatatatttatcattggtagtagatagttagaaaat contains:
- the LOC131229424 gene encoding uncharacterized protein LOC131229424 isoform X1 yields the protein MDKNPSSRKIKESNNPSCSTTRPEILMSRLKSLRPLRSLPRLLTSKSHNQPSFHRSFSLSHLSSSSSSSPLPSASAVRFISTCRPREEPNIHYNIPPFLDEIPPPAKWGIVMVPENQAYVVERMGGWSLKTLYSGIHFLIPVVDRITHVHSLKEEVFLLSDTIEITKDDAHILIDSVTHVKIVDPLLASYQLLNPILVVASMSSVIMLENVRKMNLNEIFEEMDTLNENIMKSTNEVGTRLGVKCLRYAIRDISPSPKVGAVIEMQAKAERRKLAQVLESEGEAKAIRKKARATEKFMSLLSDSIKVSGGVKGMAQLLPSTVANPASMMAQAPPIYKRPVGNGRSTTEPQKISQSGLLHRSKVDGPPRQAEDESPATDATVAPAPVVFPVELVFSLQSPKNLR